Genomic DNA from Plasmodium yoelii strain 17X genome assembly, chromosome: 3:
gcaCAGTATTACCCTGCATaagtttgtatatatttaataataccATTTTTTCGTCGACGCAATTTACGACTTTTTTCATCGTTTTTCCTTACTTCCTCTTCTTCTCTACCAGATTTTCATATTATGCATTGTAGTTATTTAAGTCAACGTTATCTTCTAGGATCAAATCAATATTTTGGAATCATCTTTTTATATCGATTCCAATATTTGATCAATTGACCCATAAACCAATACCCCCAAATTAGCAATAAAGTACAAAAGGTAAATAGTTCATCGGATCTACCATTAAGTTATATTAACACGAAATCAAATTCttataattatcaaaatatattactttaTTCGTTCCTTTTCATAGTAATCTTCATCCTCATTTTTTCTCATACATATTTAgacttaatataaatattaaaaactaCAACTTATcctgtacatatttttaataatttatttcctacatatatttaattagtgttcaaattatacaaaattaaatgcaatataatagttaaccctaacccgaatatgggttccacaacataaaaactatataaaaactatgcaaaaattacttcgaaatagacagattcttaaatatatcaatcattattactattcctgagaTAGCCATTACTCTTCGAATcttatattaatgatcagttttattctttatttttttagcttttctcttaaatgttgtttttgagatcgtttccgaaatccaaataacgaatactaatataaaatgttaagaagcgtaCGGTTGTTCGTTaatgtttacatatatataatattttttttaattccttattatttaccttataagaaattcccaaaaaaattgctgttgcaccaaatatagataaaactggaattaatttgtttgttaccgacgaacttgatgatgtatCTTCAAAACTCTGTTCAGAAAGTTCGGAAAGTTCAGAAACTTCTTCCGAattttttgttgtttttaTCGATGAAAGTGATGGAATATCGCTACAAtcaactttatttttttcacaataatttttaaagttattataatcatttgataatgtagacaatacTTGATAATAAGGATTATCTTCAGCAATATCAGAAACATTAAGTTCATCATATTTGTCAACAAAATTTTTagcattttctaaatatttcTTAGATTGTTTATCGCTTGCATCAAGTTCAGTATACattttacataataatttaaatgcatcatacaATTTAGGcatatattcaaaattattattcaaCAAATCCTTTCTTTTATCTATGATTTCCTTAAAACTCTTATATcccattttttcttttaatgtATTACtacaatcattattattttttttacaataattataatgCGTGTTACCTTCTGTATATTTAgtataaaaatcatttagGTTATTGGTGTTATTATCTGGTTTTAGGTTTATCATATAATTGaaccatataataatgtatataataaatatatcagTCTGTTCTTTGCTTAAATTACTAACCCTATTAACAATATTTTGTTCAAATAACCATATAAATCCAGCCTTAATTTTATCAAGCTCGGTCTTACATTCTTTATTGCCTCCTGAATCTCCATTAGGGCAGTAATCCCTAATACTCCCATTACTATAAAAATCAAGATTTGCAGATTTGTTTAATTCATCAGATAAGCTTTTTCTCAAATGATCAAACCTtccacactaagaaaacatttaaaaaaatataataaaaatatatgttaataaaactcttataaaataaaatataatgaaaagcaaattttcttaaaaaaattatataccaGTTTATGATCcattgtaattttattttgtttataatatgtaaattatgtaacattatattattttatatattttacgcttaataaatgataaaagaATTGAAccataatataaaattgtctGTGGTTAAACatcttattattattcttaatatcaatttaaagacaatatggaacaatatataattttatggtAGTTAGATAAAATTCCTTATTTTAGGGGgcatttaatacatttttattatatatataatataatttcgCATAAATTGGTATCCTTAATACCTTCCGGTATAATCTCATCACAAAATTAAAGCAACATTgtaattaattaaaaatttatcttcttatacatatgctttaatatagaaaataaacaacgTCATATTTcgtgttttaataaatgatgtCCCAAAACTAATGTACtgaaaaaatcgaaacaattaagaaatacattattattataacccttaaaagtatataaatagtcattttgttaaatatattaaatacttatatacttgtttctaatactatataccaatgttttattaacattataatattttcaaaataagttgcattgctcccttttttaattcatatacataaatttatattgttttatttaatataaataaattcataattcattttaatgagtccaataactttatttttattcctatatacatcaatttagaaatataccatattgggtaattttataatatattttgcatatttttccattctttaaaacaacaattaggACTGAACCCTTATTAagctatttataagcttaaatatgTCTTTAAAtggaaattatttttaaaataatacttaatatatattaaatatatgatacATAAATAACTGTTGCTGTaatttttaaagtataatagaaaactatgtatattaggttgttatattgccctttaagaggagagagataagatatatttgctcttttactatataaatttaaataaatattcgcTAAATGTTCtacatatttcatttttatctcatatattttattattacagttatcgatgtatatacaaataatttattaaaaattctgtattttattaattctatgataaAACAATGCTGTTTGTGATTAAAGATGATTCattaaacaataataaaatggcGTTTAGCATTAATTGAATCATTATccttttctatatttatccagttttttataatataaaactacaaattCAAATTGgatatttaacaaaatatataaattgatacctttataatgggttattatttgtcttttcgataaaattaatatttaattatatgaattttccacaataaaacaatatttcaatattagttattagtataatattttactagtttatatgtatagatatataataatagctttaattttatctatcatattatttataattattagaaaaattattagaacaaaatattatatgaacttttattaatatatttatattttattttttaactattttatatgtaatcTATTTAAgcctcaaaactataaagtttaaaatttaatagtgattaatataatattataccttatgataaataaattaaagcgtatAAAGAAATcctattaataataattaattttaatacaatGTAAATACAAAAGagaatagtaactacaattaaaacttaaaaaatacaatatatataatgcagtttttatgtattactaaaaatgttagaagcataataGTATTTTATAGAAAACGTTATATTGTTGACTTTCGATCGATATTacatgcatctatattttatgaatatctattattacagttcatttgataacatgatttaaattaaaataaatatgatgcaaataataagttttactaaataaaatatttcatcaaataggaaaacatattatatcaTGCATACTCCAATATCCCCCTTGCctaacaagttttatatagTAGACAATTATGGTATAgtaaatatctatattaatatatgaaatatagaTGTTTTacttaatcatattaaatcgataaaaacaataaattatatatattataacttatgaaaaaatgtgatGTGAgccttttcatattaatggcagtaccccttttttaattacatATTTGAATTTCGTCTCGCGATAAAACATACTggatggtacatatatttaattactgttcaaattataaaaaatgagtataatataatacttaaccataaccccaatatgggttccacaacataaaaacaacataaaaattatgatcaaAATTACTTCCAAATAGActgtttcttaaaatatataaatcattattactattcctgaaattgtcactctcttcgaatcatatattaatgattcattctcttctttatattttttattttttctcttatctgttgttttttaaatcgtttccgaaatccaaataatgaatactaatataaaatgttaagaaatgtacgattttttgttaacgtttgcatatatataattaaaataattttttaattccttattatttaccttataagaaattcccaaaaaaattcctattgcaccaaatatcgataaaactatgAATAATTTGCTTGCTATCGATGAAAAGGATGAAGTACcgttacatttattttttagattattataatcatttaataaaatagacAATAATTGATTATAGGAATtatctttattaatattaggATCTTTCTTAAGATTTTCATATTTGctaataaattcattattatcttcCAAATATTCCTTGCAAGTTTGATTGTCTTCATCAAAATTAGTATACAtttcacataataatttaaatgctttataaaaattagatataatATTACTATCCATActcaaaaaatgttttttttgatttaaaatattctcataactattataataattgccaccatttatatatatattaaaaaaaaaacctaGATTGGTGACGTTGCTATCTTTATTTTCGATTAGgcttaacatataacttaaccatagcATAATGTATTCAACAGTATTAATCTTATTATGATTCGTAAGCGAAGAAGAATCCCCAAATAGTtcattcaaaaaatataaacatacaGCATTAATTTTTCCGAGATTATCATTACAATTATCATTACAATACTTTTTGAAAGGTTTATCATCTTTAAATTGATAATCTTTATTATTGTATAATTCATCGGGAAAAGCCTTCCATACATTCTTGAACAttttacactaagaaaacatttaaaaacaattattagaaatgtatattattgaaaaatttattaaaataaagtttaatgatatttatatatggtcaatatcaaaaaatgtaaaggaaattattattaaaaatgcaCATACCACGTCTTTATCCATAGtgatgaaattttattttagatttgtaaattgagtagaatcatgctgttttatatacactgcacccaatatgtgacgcaaataatttaaccttatatataataactgtctgtagttaaatataatataatttttttaataatgaaattaatatagaataataaaataatattattacaaataaattttctattcctttttatgataattagttaaattaccttaaatataGGGGtgcttaatacattttgattaaatatagatatgatgaatattatgcaaaaaatgttatttttactaacatctggtataagtttattataaaaatggatataattttataaagaatttaaagtGTATTTCCTTGTATTCATGGGTGAGCGTATGAAAGAAACAATGTCATATCTTATGGTTTAATGACTTTCtttcaaaaattaaatattttataaatctaaaaaataaaaagttatattattacttctatccttaaaattatataaatagtcattttttaaaatatattaaatatttatatacttgtttcttataatatataatatagttttttctaaaattataatattttcaaaataagttgcattgttcccttttttaattgcatatacataattttaatattatttttatttaatatagataaactcataattcattttaatgagtccaataactttatgtttattcctatatacataaatttagaaatataccttattagataattttataatatatttgcacTTCTTTTCCACAGTTTAAAACGATAATTAGCATTGGCGccgtatttataagtttacataagtctttgaatggaagttatttttaaaataatacttagtaaatattaaatatataacacataaataagtattgatacaaaatttaaagtataatagaaaactatgtatattatattggtatattgcactttaagaggagagagataagatatatttgcttttttaatatataaatatatataagtatttgTTAAATGTTCTGAATTGTtcattttatcttatatattttatttttatagttatcaatgtatataaattcaaataatttattaatattctatattttattaattctatgacAAAGTAATGTTGTTTTAGAttaaaaagttattattcaataaacactaataatataatacgagttaatatgaaataataaaatggaaattACCGTTAATTGagtttttttccttttctctatttatccagttttttaaaatataaaaccacatatcccaaattggacctttaacaaaatatacaaaaattatattattataatgtattattatgtgtcttttcgataaaattaatatttaattatatgaagtttccacaataaaataatatttaatattagttattcgtacaatattttgttatattatatgtatatgcatataataatagtgcATTATATCtaccatattatttatattgataGAACAAACTATAGcattcaattttattaatatacttgtattttattttttaactattttaaatgtaatatatttataccttaaaattataaagcttaaaaataaatagtgattaatctaatattatacctttatgggaaataaattaatgtaaatagaactatttctataatttgaatttaaaatattagcaaaaaatgaaactatgtataataaaaaattaaaagtatagtatacatatatctataatttaatttattattaatatggatatttttattgtattattaaatatgttagatgcataaaacatattttatagacaTCGTTGTATTATCGAATCTCGATCGATATACCatacatctatattttatgaatatctattatgCATTAGTAGTATCTTTAATTAATCTTAAAAACCAACATATTAacatgaatatatattgtaatcTAGATGAATATTCAAAGTTAATCTAATTATAATTCATACCAAgctttatatataatgctattattatAGATCATTtggtataatataatttaatttaaaacaatatgatacaaataataagttttactaaataaaatgtttcatcaaataaagaaacatgttatgttatacataatttgATATAACAatagattaaaaaaatttatataataggcaattatgatataacCAATATTTACATTAATACATACAATATaggcattttttttaatcatattaaatcggaatgaacactcaattatatatattatactttatgaaaaaatgtaatgTGGCACTTTTCATATTAACGGAAGTACCCTTTGGGGGGCGAATATTTGGACTTAATCTTGATATTGAACATACggatatagtatatatatttaattagtgttcaaattatacaaaattaaatgcaatataatacttaaccctaacccgaatatgggttccataacataaaaactatataaaagttattcaaaaattatttccaaatagacgacttcttaaaatatataaatcattattactattcctgaaatagtcactttcttcgaatcatatattaattatccattttcttcttaatttttttagctttctTCTTAAATGTTTTTGAGCTCTTTCGCGAattccaaataacgaatactaatataaaatgttaagaagcatACGTTTTCTTTGTTaatgtttacatatatataataattttttttttaatttcttattatttaccttataagaaattcccaaAAAAAGTACTATTGCCccaaatatagataaaactatagataattttttttctatcgACAAATTTGATAATGTAAATTCAGAACTTCGTGCAGAAGCTTGCATTTTTTCTATCGTTTGGAGAGGTGAAGATTTGCAACATTGAgcttcattatatttatttttaaaattatcataatcatttAATAAAGTAGACAATACTTGACGATATGGACTACCTTCAGTGATATCATCAATATTATTAAGAATTtcatatttgttaaaaaactCACTAGaatatttcaaatatttCTCGCAATCTGACGTTTTTTCGTCAAATTCAGTATACATTttacataaaattttaaatgcatcatacaACATAGCCATAGTGTGCATATTCATATTCGTGAAATGCTCGTTTGCTTTTATGAACttcttaaattttttatatcctATTTCATCTTTTAATGAACTACTACAATCTTTACCATTATTATCACAATTAGTATAATACGTATTATCTTCTATATGTTTAGTATAAAAATCTTTTAATGTGGTGATTCCTTCATCTGGCGTTTGATTTAGTATATTacttaaccataaaatagcATATTCAGGATATTTGGCATTTTCATTTCCAGAACTATTATCACCATAATTATCCTTGAACATATCTAACAACCATATAAACCCAGCactaattttttcataatttgtgCTACATTCTCCCTTTTTCCCATTTTGTTTGGTAGGACAATAATCTTTGTATGGTACATAACAACATTTTCCTTCTTTAAGTAATACTTCACGGGAAAAACAATTGTCAAGCCTTTTAATTGTGGAGAactacgaatatattttatgaattaaacaaaaaaatttattaatataaatattactaaaatggaaataaatgTAATTTATAAGCGATGCAACATCcgaataatataagaaacataatatataccaATTCTTTAGACATTATAATGGAATTCTGCTATCATTTGGAGATTATGTGAgatgatattatttatatatgttgtaTTTACTTAATCTCTTTACATAGCAATTATTTTTCGTTAgacatattattcttaattttaatttcatataaaataataatatagtagtattactaaaatcatattatactcATTTTATGACAATTGGCTAAATTAACTTAAATAGAGGATTgcataatacattttatacaaaaaatactattcttactaacatttggtataactttattataaaaattaatatacttttataaataatttaaaaaatatatacttatacatatgttttaatatagaacaaaAACAACTTActaaacttaaatactgtataaatctaaaaaataaaaaattatattattactataatccttaaaaccatataaataatcttttttaaatatattaaatttgtatatacttgtttcttataatatataatatatttttttctaaaattataacattttcaaatttGGTTGCATGCTCCATTTTCTATcaaattacataaatttatatatttttttaataaatatagataaattcattgtccattttaatgaatccgataattttatttttattctacaAACTCCAATTTAGAAGTATTctttattgggtaattttataatatattttgcatatttttccattctttaaaacataaataagtattgatgcgaattttaaagtataatagaaaactatgcgTAAATAGGTTGTTGTATTATTCTTTAAGAGgagaaatataatatatattagccattttaatatataagtttagataaatattcgttaaatgttatgcattgttcatttttatctcatatattttataattacagTTATCGatgtatatacaaataatttattaaaaattctatattttattaattctatgataaAACAATGCTGTTTGTGGTTAAAGATGATTCattaaacaataataaaatgacatTTAACATTGAGTCTTAACCCTTTCTCCATTTATCaagttttttaaaatataaaaccacatatTCCGAATTCGATCTTTAACAAGAATATAACATtaatacctttataatgcattattatatgccaATGGTTTGTTATTTCAATAATACAACTATTAATTATAGGAAATATCCAgttttatactttttttactGAATATACGTAAAAAActttgtatgtatatataacaagGATTTAGggattaattattatattttttaaaactattattatgaattttttcaataagtgattttataaaatatatattttttagccATTCAGTATATTAGTAATTACTGTTACTCttataattattgaaaaatattataatggaAACCAAAAGAATCGGTTATACAACATTTTATTAGATtattaaatacatatatttatattattacacatgcatatatttttttattatacttatgAGTTTATTTacctataataataataataaacgaATTTActtatttatcatttttatatttatattgaattttaAAGTCAGAGCCATAAACATCtgaacttttttattttacaaaaaatataagatattaattaaatttatcattCCAAAAAAtcgttttttcttttataaaaaaaaaataacaaaacaaataaattaataaatggtgCAGGATCGACATGCACAAGTTTGTACATATTTAATGATGGGTATTTTCCCCCACAAACGAAATTTATAGATTTTTTAGTTTGTTTTTTGAGTAGATGAATTTACAATTATTtgcatttgtttttttccaTCAGTTGAGTTTATGACTCTCTTTTCAGTTTTCTTTCCAAAAACCAAATTTATCACCTctttcatgtttttttttcaattccTTTCTCCATCCAAATGGCAAATACTagcataaaaatagtaaaaatatataatattttataatgaagaaatattttaaaaattgtatacttCATAACTTTTTATTTACTTTGTACATAATTCCTAAAATAATAGgtgttaaaataaatatatctttaacGTAACATAACTTCTttcccatatatatatttcctcCAAATAGgactttataattttattccaTTCAAATCTATTACTCATTTATCATTCAGTTCTGATGTCACTGAGGAAGGaaatcataataaaatattttcttccAATTCCCCTCCCTcagtttttcatattaaatattgtaattatttaaatcagCGTTCTCTTCTAGGACCAAATTGATACTTTGGAGTCGTCTTTCTATATCGATTCCAATATTCGATCAATTGCCCCATAAACCAATACCCCCaatttaacaataaaatagaaaaagtAAATAGTTCATCGGATCTACAATTGAATTATATTAACACGAAATAAAATTCttataatttatcaaaatatatttctttattgcTCCTTTTCATCCTCATTTTTTCTTACATATTTAGacttaatatatatattaaaaactaCAACTTAtcctatacatatttttaataacttgtttactatatatatatttaaaacaattctTTAAACTaacaaatattatcaaattttaaaaaatcaaataaagatataatacttaaccctaaccaacataaaaactatataaaaattattatctaaattatttccaaatagacagttacttaacatatattaatcattattactattcctgaaataatCACTAttctaattatatttatgatccagtttcttctttatttttttagcttttctcttaaatgttgttttttggttcgtttccgaaatccaaataacgaatactaatataaaatgttaagaagtgtatgatttatttgttaatgtttacatatatataattaaaatcatttttaaatattatattatttaccttataagcaattcccaaaaaaattggtattgcagcaaatatcgataaaactataaataatttgtttcctATCGACGGACTTTGTGGTATAGCTTCAGAATTTTGTGCATGAGTTTCTTCAGAATTGTGTACAAGAGTTTCTCCAGAACCTTttacaataatttttttgtttcctATCGTTGGAAGGGATGAAGATTTGCAACATTGAGCATCCTTATATTTCGTTTTAAAACTgtcataatcatttgataaaataGACAATATTTGTCTATGTGAACTTCCATCAGTATTATTAGAATCGTTATtaagtttttcatatttttcaccAAATTCCTTAACATATTTCGAAAAGTTTACAAGATCTGGATTTTGTGAATTACATTCAGTATGcatgttacataatgatttaaatgcataataaaaattagaaaTATTGTCCATACCCATATCCATATCCATGAAATATTCGTTTTCTTTTATgaaatccttaaaagtatcaTGTCCTAGTTGATCTTTTAATGTACTACAACAATCATTATCATGTTCATTACAATTAGTATAATCCTTactattttctatataattattataatagtCCTTAATTTCGGTGATATTGTGATGGGAAAtttgatttaatttaaattttaaccatattataatgtatataataaatacttTAGGCTGATCTGTACTTAAACTACAAATCctactaataatattttgtttaaataaccataaaaataaagccttaattttatcgagatCTGTCttacattcatttttttccgAGCCATCATTAGGGCAATAGTCCCTAATTCTACCATTA
This window encodes:
- a CDS encoding PIR protein, with translation MDHKLCGRFDHLRKSLSDELNKSANLDFYSNGSIRDYCPNGDSGGNKECKTELDKIKAGFIWLFEQNIVNRVSNLSKEQTDIFIIYIIIWFNYMINLKPDNNTNNLNDFYTKYTEGNTHYNYCKKNNNDCSNTLKEKMGYKSFKEIIDKRKDLLNNNFEYMPKLYDAFKLLCKMYTELDASDKQSKKYLENAKNFVDKYDELNVSDIAEDNPYYQVLSTLSNDYNNFKNYCEKNKVDCSDIPSLSSIKTTKNSEEVSELSELSEQSFEDTSSSSSVTNKLIPVLSIFGATAIFLGISYKYSLFGFRKRSQKQHLREKLKK
- a CDS encoding PIR protein, which codes for MDKDVCKMFKNVWKAFPDELYNNKDYQFKDDKPFKKYCNDNCNDNLGKINAVCLYFLNELFGDSSSLTNHNKINTVEYIMLWLSYMLSLIENKDSNVTNLGFFFNIYINGGNYYNSYENILNQKKHFLSMDSNIISNFYKAFKLLCEMYTNFDEDNQTCKEYLEDNNEFISKYENLKKDPNINKDNSYNQLLSILLNDYNNLKNKCNGTSSFSSIASKLFIVLSIFGAIGIFLGISYKYSLFGFRKRFKKQQIREKIKNIKKRMNH
- a CDS encoding PIR protein yields the protein MDYRLCGRFNTLRGFYPDELGKSTTLKFHDNGRIRDYCPNDGSEKNECKTDLDKIKALFLWLFKQNIISRICSLSTDQPKVFIIYIIIWLKFKLNQISHHNITEIKDYYNNYIENSKDYTNCNEHDNDCCSTLKDQLGHDTFKDFIKENEYFMDMDMGMDNISNFYYAFKSLCNMHTECNSQNPDLVNFSKYVKEFGEKYEKLNNDSNNTDGSSHRQILSILSNDYDSFKTKYKDAQCCKSSSLPTIGNKKIIVKGSGETLVHNSEETHAQNSEAIPQSPSIGNKLFIVLSIFAAIPIFLGIAYKYSLFGFRKRTKKQHLREKLKK